The Verrucomicrobiales bacterium genome segment AGCAACTGAGCGTTGGGTTGGTCCTGGCGGCGAATGTGGAGACTCCGGACGGCTCGCTGATCGTCTGTGCCGGCAATGAGGTGACGCAGATATTGTTGGAGCGGCTGCGGAATTTCTCCACCACGGCTGGCATTCGCGAGCCGATCTACGTACGCGCTCTCAACAAGGCGGGGACGGCTCCGACCCTCCCGACCGTTCCGACCGCGGCGGCGGCTTAGAGAGCTTCCTGTAGTCTAGAAGGGAGAATGGCCCTGAAGCGACAGGGACCGGGGAGTGTTTGCCCACGGAGCACGCGGAACACACGGAGCGTACCACCCGCAGAAGCCCCCCTTTCGGATCCGCTTGGTCTGTGTGATCCGCGGGCCATCGCATTCGCTCCCCGGTTCCTACTTCCCCTGTGCGTGGAGTCTTCCCTGTTCTCCGGCTCGCAGGACTTGGAATGGCTGACCGATGGCTTGGCACGTGGCTACGAACAGGTCGGGTGACGCGGTGTTGAATTCGAACAGTTCGTAGTGGCAGGGCACCACGCAGCGTGCGCCGATGTCTCGCGCGAGCTCGGCGGCTTCGCGACCATCCAGATTGCCGGCGACTCTCCGCTCCGGCCGATCTCCATTGATGGGGAGAAACGCGAGGTCCACCTTCCAAGGGGTCAGCCACTGTTCCATTCCGGGATACCGCAGTGTGTCTCCGGAGTGGTAGAGTCGCCAGGGTCCGGCCTCGATCACAAAACCCATGAAGCGATGCCGACCGAGCTCGTCGGTCTCCAGGGTGTTGTGGGCGGAGGGAATGCCATGAAACCGGAAAACATCGTCGCCGAACGAGGCGCCCGCCGTCAGGCCTATGGGCCAATCGGCCGGAGTGCCGAGTCGCTCGGTCGCGAAAGCTCGATTCGCCTCGGGCAACACGAGTCGGACGTCCGGGCTGGCGTTTCGAATGCCGAGCAAGGTTTCCCGGTCCAGGTGATCCGTGTGGTTATGGCTGGAGGTAACCCAGTTGACAAAGGTGAGTCGCTCGGGGGCGATCACTCGTTCGGTCATTCGAACGTGCGGCTTGTCCGTGGAGGCGTATTTGAGCGTCAGCGAATCGGAAAGATAGGGATCCAGCAGCAGGAATCGGTCTTTCCATTTGACTAGAAACCCGCTTTGGCCGAGCCACCAATAGTGCAGGTGAGGGGAATCCGCCGGGACGCTCTGGATATCGGCGAGCAACTGTTCATCGGATTGGAGCGGACGGATCATACTAGGACGCCAGACTAGAGGGTGTCAGCTGTC includes the following:
- a CDS encoding MBL fold metallo-hydrolase → MIRPLQSDEQLLADIQSVPADSPHLHYWWLGQSGFLVKWKDRFLLLDPYLSDSLTLKYASTDKPHVRMTERVIAPERLTFVNWVTSSHNHTDHLDRETLLGIRNASPDVRLVLPEANRAFATERLGTPADWPIGLTAGASFGDDVFRFHGIPSAHNTLETDELGRHRFMGFVIEAGPWRLYHSGDTLRYPGMEQWLTPWKVDLAFLPINGDRPERRVAGNLDGREAAELARDIGARCVVPCHYELFEFNTASPDLFVATCQAIGQPFQVLRAGEQGRLHAQGK